TCCAGAAGGTGGATGTGCTGCGCCATCAAATCGATCTCGCCGTGGTGCTGCCGGAGGGCTACGAAGAGTTCTCCCCCGATGACGCCGATGCGGGCGACGGCGACGCCAGCAGCGAGGACTGAACGTTGAGCGACAACACCGCCCAGGCAGCGCTGCTGCCGATTGTTCTGGCGGTGTCCGGGGCCAGCGCCCAACCGCTCGCGGAGCGGGCGTTGCAACTGCTGCTCCAGGCCGGTGAATCCGTCGATCTCATCGTCAGCCGCGGTGCCATTGGCGTCTGGCAGGCGGAATTGGGGGTGCGGGTCCCGACGGACCCCTCAGCCCAGGAGCGCTTTTGGCGGGAGCGCTGCGCATGCGACACCGGCGAACTACGCTGCCACCGCTGGAACGATCAATCCGTGTCGATTGCCAGTGGCAGTCACCGCACCCGCGGCATGGTGATCCTGCCCTGTTCGATGGGAACCGTCGGCCGGATCGCTTCGGGGGTAGCCACGGACCTGATGGAACGCTGCGCGGACGTCCATCTCAAGGAGGGACGGCCCCTGGTGATCTGTCCGCGGGAAACCCCCTGGAACCTGATCCACCTGCGCAACCTGACCGCCCTCGCTGAGGCCGGCGCACGGATCGCGCCCCCGGCCCCGGCTTGGTATCACCAGCCCCAGTCCCTTGAGGAGATGGTGGACTTTTTGGTGATCCGCGTGTTCGATTGCCTCGGTTATGAGCTTGGCCAGCTGCAGCGCTGGACCGGGCCGATCCAGCCCTGAGGCCTCCCACCGCCCCTGTGTTGAAACGAGTCCTGCTGCTGCCGCTGCTCTCGCCCGTCCTGGCGATGCTCGTGGTCGGGGCCATCAACCCGAAGCCGCCGGTCACGGTGCGCGTGCTCACCTGGACATCACCAGCACTGCCACTGGGTCTCTGGCTCGCCGGGGCCTCCTGCCTGGGCGCAGGCCTGAGTGCGGCCGGTGCGGCGCTGACGCTGCAGGGGGGCGCCCCTGAAATCCTGCCCCGGCGCTCGGTGCGGCGACGGGCTGAACGGGAGGTTTGGGACGAAGAACCGACTCCCAGGCCACGTCGAACGGCCGAACCCAGGGAGGACTGGGACGCCGGGGCGGCCCCCGAAGCCGCAGCACCCTGGGCTGGCCCCAGCCGAGGGGCGGCCGAACCGGCTCCAACCGTCTCGGTGCCCTTCCGCGTGATTCGGAAGGGCCAACAAAGCGCCAGCAATGAACCCGCAAGGGCGACCGCCACCACGACTGCTGCTGTGAGCACGGCTGATCCTGACGATTGGGGCAGCAGCGGCGCTGAGGAGTGGTGAGCACTCCCTAGAGTCAGCGAACGTCTGGATTGAGGCCTTCGCCGGTGACCGATTCCGCCCAACCCGCAGCGAAGGCCGCAGACGCCAAACCCGCCAAGCCGGCGAAGCCCCCCGCCCCGGAGGACAAGCCCTTCGCCGAATTCGTCCCGAATCTGCTGATTCCGGCGCTGGCCAAGGAGATCGAGGCCTATGGCGGCCCGAACTGCGAGCTCAGCTTTGAGCAGGGTCCGATGCCCGTGGTGGGCAGCAGCTGCTGGCAGGTCAAGGGCACCCTCCCCAGTGGTCGTCGCTTCTGGCTGTGCTTTACCAGCGACTCCATTAGCTCAGCCAAAACCATTGCCCTCGCGGAATCCGGAAGCGAGCCGAGCCTGCTGGAGTCGTTTTTGATTGACGAGAAAAAAATGACCCAGGCGCTCCTGGTCTCCCGTTTGGTGCAGCGCCTCAACGGCCAGAAGTGGCTGGGGGCGAACTAAGTCTGCGAGTGATGAAGGCGGTCAACGGGCTGGCACCAAAGCCGCTTACGATGGTCTTTGCTCCGCTCAAGCTGCCCGATGGTGCCTCCCACCGCCGTTGCCTCACCTGACGCCGCAACAGCCATCGGCACGCCCAATGCACCGGCCACCAAGGATCCGGTCAAAGACACAATCCTGACTCCGCGGTTCTACACCACGGATTTCGAGGCCATGGCGGCCATGGACCTCAGCCCCAACGCCGATGAGCTGGAAGCCATTTGCGAGGAGTTCCGCAAGGACTACAACCGCCACCACTTCGTTCGCAACGAGGAGTTCGAAGGCGCGGCCGACAAACTCGATCCCGAGACCCGCAAGGTCTTCATCGAGTTCCTCGAGCAGAGCTGCACCTCCGAGTTTTCTGGTTTCCTGCTCTACAAGGAACTGAGCCGTCGGATCAAAGAGCGCAACCCGCTGCTCGCCGAGTGCTTTGCCCACATGGCCCGCGATGAAGCCCGCCATGCCGGCTTCCTGAACAAGTCGATGAGCGACTTCGGACTGCAGCTCGACCTGGGCTTCTTGACCGCCAATAAGGCGTACACCTACTTCAAGCCCGAATACATCTTCTACGCCACTTATCTGAGCGAGAAGATCGGCTACTGGCGCTACATCGCGATCTTCCGCCACCTCGAGAAGAATCCCGACTGCAAGATCTTCCCGATCTTCAACTTCTTCGAGAACTGGTGCCAAGACGAGAACCGCCACGGCGACTTCTTTGACGCCCTGATGAAGGCTCAGCCCAAGAGCGTGACCGGCCTGCGTGCCCGCCTCTGGTGCCGCTTCTTCCTGCTGGCCGTCTTCGCCACCATGTATGTGCGTGACGTGGCCCGCAAGGAGTTCTATGAAGCCCTTGGCCTCGATGCCCGCGAATA
This DNA window, taken from Synechococcus sp. LTW-R, encodes the following:
- a CDS encoding flavin prenyltransferase UbiX, giving the protein MLPIVLAVSGASAQPLAERALQLLLQAGESVDLIVSRGAIGVWQAELGVRVPTDPSAQERFWRERCACDTGELRCHRWNDQSVSIASGSHRTRGMVILPCSMGTVGRIASGVATDLMERCADVHLKEGRPLVICPRETPWNLIHLRNLTALAEAGARIAPPAPAWYHQPQSLEEMVDFLVIRVFDCLGYELGQLQRWTGPIQP
- a CDS encoding DUF2996 domain-containing protein — protein: MTDSAQPAAKAADAKPAKPAKPPAPEDKPFAEFVPNLLIPALAKEIEAYGGPNCELSFEQGPMPVVGSSCWQVKGTLPSGRRFWLCFTSDSISSAKTIALAESGSEPSLLESFLIDEKKMTQALLVSRLVQRLNGQKWLGAN
- the acsF gene encoding magnesium-protoporphyrin IX monomethyl ester (oxidative) cyclase codes for the protein MVPPTAVASPDAATAIGTPNAPATKDPVKDTILTPRFYTTDFEAMAAMDLSPNADELEAICEEFRKDYNRHHFVRNEEFEGAADKLDPETRKVFIEFLEQSCTSEFSGFLLYKELSRRIKERNPLLAECFAHMARDEARHAGFLNKSMSDFGLQLDLGFLTANKAYTYFKPEYIFYATYLSEKIGYWRYIAIFRHLEKNPDCKIFPIFNFFENWCQDENRHGDFFDALMKAQPKSVTGLRARLWCRFFLLAVFATMYVRDVARKEFYEALGLDAREYDKYVIAKTNETTARVFPVVLNVDHPKFYTRLERLVRNNDKLSAADEGNAPAPLKALRKLPYWVANGAEMAKLFFTNPIRSENYQAAVR